The nucleotide sequence CACAAAATATAACAAATTAGCAAACCAAGGCTAGGATCCCATAAAACATGAAttagaataggaaaaaaacaatggGTGGATATACTTATCGGTAATCTCCCTTAGGTGGCGAAAATCTTTGGATCCAGAAACACTGacaaaacactgcaaataaaGTCGCATCCTCCCCCTCCCTGACCCCaggaaacaaaccaaccccagcaccccaaaattTGCTACTATCAGCACATCTTAGGCACGGGATCTGGAGATAATTACCAGAAGGGATGCCGGCAGACACCAGGGTCCATTCAGAGAACATGCATTTGCCACTTCATCCTGAATTTCAGAAGTCTCTCTTCTAGAGCAGTCTCTTGTAAACAATTGCATGTCCAGTTGCATGCCCTAGAGGCTGTGGATCCAAGAGGAACAGCAATATTCTCTGCAGGATACTTTCAACTAATTAAATCCTTATTAAAACCCTTCACATAAAAGTactgtttaaattaaaaacattacaAGAGAGGGATCTGACAGTGGCATAGACACGACATAATGGTTACAGTTTAGAAAACTTACATGTTACCAAATGAGAATCCATGACAAACTCAAATCTTCACAGGAGACTACATGAAGACtttatgaaaatggaaatgtgtGGATGCTTCTTCCTGTAACAGGAATAACTCTACTATTTAGGTGATATTCTGTAACCATAGGAGGTAAGTTCGGAAATATTGACTATTACCAATTCTAACATGAAATGCTGTCCAGATGCATCCATAATAGAACTGCACCTGTGCTACTCATATAAAGAACAgtgacatttttctcctttctcagtaCTCATGTTTGAACTACTAAAACACTCCTAGCAGAACACTTGGCATTTTTTCTATTCCCAAGTTTAAAACCGTAGCAGAAGTTACTCTTGTAGATGGCTGTTAAAGCCTCAGTGCATTAGTATGCTGAGACTGCCTCCTGTTCTCTCCTCTCGTCCGCTACAGttaaagccaaaacaaaaacccGTAACATTTCTGGTATTACTGTACCTTCCCTAGCAATATGCAACAGAATCATGTCATATACATTAGTCTTTAAAAGCAAAGCCCTGATTCAAGTTATAAAAATGTAATCTTTCACACTGCTCCCTCTTTGCAGGATAGCTTCTTCACAGTCTCATTGCCTTTGTGGTATGGACCGAGTTATTCATACTGATTTTAAATTGTTCCTTTTAACTTTTACCCTCCACCCACAGGTCCTTGGCTTCTCTTCTCATTGGTTATTGCACCCTGGGGCTGCAGAAGAGGTGGctgcctgcttctgcttcttACGGCGTTTATTCAGGAGGCGGTTGTTGGATGTTTTCAAGTCTTTGATTTTCACCTGATCATAGTCCACCCTCATGGTTGCCAAAGCACTGGTCATCTCCTCCTGAAACCAAGGAAGCAATTTATTGAAAAACCCGAGGCAGAGAGCGCACAGCCACCCCACACTACTACCAGGAGATGAATGTACAAAAAGAAACCCACTGTTACACTACAGCCAGAAATAGCTGAGCCCTTTCTGCTGCACTGGACTATGACTAAAGGCTTCGTTCTACTCATGGACTCATTCAGGAGGAGCTATTCACACAGTGTTTCATATGTGAGCAAGCAGGACCGCACTCCGCTGGCCTAAATTCCACCATGTCTCTATGCCCAGCATTTCTTACTGGCTGGCTCTGGGCCTTCACCAGAGGCCTTCACCTTTCTGCTTTCCTTGCTCTGTTACCAAACTAGGTTAGCAGGAACTAGAATAAAGAGTCCACGCAAAGTTGTTTAAAAGTATGTGCTTCAAATTCACACACTTCCTTAGTCTGAATTAATGTTTAAGTGCAGgcaaattttaaactttttaataaGGTTGTGAACAAAAATCTGCTTAAGTAAATGAATGTCTAGGCATTTagttcagcaaaggaaaaatgattaatttttatgGGAATGTCAGTGGCCCAAGGGAATACCTCTGGGACCTATACAAAGCACAAGTGTAAGGAGTTCTCAGAAACATGGAAATGAGGAAGGCTAAGTGAAAATATCTGTTTGATCTCTGACTTGGGAGGCAAGCATTGCCTAGGTCCTATGAAATTTTACTACTACAGAGCTCAACAGCTGAGACTATGCAtcagtaatttaaataaaatcagtaatCAGTAAATACACTACAGGAATGTTGCAATTATCAAAATGCCAAGCATTGTTAAGTGCagaaaattcagaattaattGTAAAAGCATGCCAACCTCATACAGGCCAGCAGGAAAGAGTTAAGGCTTGCAACAACTTTCAGTCTGCCCTATAGTTTCACTTTGCAGGAAGCATTCAACTGTCATCAGTACAAACAGCAGGTGAGGCACCTGGTCAGATGAAGGGAAAGACAGATACATTCTTTTTCTGCCCCCCTGCCAAATGTCATAACAAGACAAGGCTAAGGTTATTTAATGTTGGTTTACAACACAAGAACAGAGTAGAAAACCAGAATGCAGCTCAACCCTCCCACCCTGTCTCCCTACATTTTCATCATATTCTTCACTATAATGAACTTCGCGCTCCCTCAACACTGTCCCTTTTCCTCTGTGGTTACATACAGTGGCTCAGCAGATAGCATCATTAATACCTTTGATCATAAACATCATCTTTGTTGATATTTGGCACAGCTGTAAGGCTGTCAGATGAAGCTCACatagcattcctttttttaaacagttatcaTACTGTTCTAACCAAGACTGCTCATGCTTCCCTTGTTTAACACGATTGTATGCAAAATAGCCATAATCTCCAAGGACATAAGCATATGCAGAGAAGCCAGCCCATCTAATCTCTTATCAGACTTCAAGAAATCTGAACTATGATTGACTTACTTTAACTTCATCCCAGTGGTCTTTATCCTCTTGCAGGACCCGTGCAGTATGAAGAGGAGTTGGTGGCACTGCCATTGATctctgagaaaagggaaaaataccgAAAGAAGTGTTCTGCAAAATCACATTTGGGAAGTGACTGCTTGCTCTTCTATGCGTATGGAGGGCACAAAACTTTATCTACTGTCCTTTGGTGGCCCTCATTATTCATGCTTCCAGTCACTCCACAATCAAATTCATGTGTGAGGTAGAAAAGGACTATAGTCCCCACATGACAGcatctttaaagaacaaaatgagagagaaatcaGTGCTGAGTTTCTTTCACTCTGCTCCCTTCCAGTCCAACCGATAACCCTGTGTCGGATAAATTTTTATGTACATTTTAGATTTTAACTGTCATTTCACTATTCATTAGTCAATGTTTTAAAGTGGTTAACTTGACCTTTATCTTCTAGGATTTGTCACAGGAGAAATTTTCTTATACATATACATTAGCGGAGATTACCAGTTCGTTGGATTGTAAGTGTGCCCAAAAGAGGAAATTATACTGTTATTCAGAGTAAGGCACAGTTCAGAAGACCGTGCATCACCTGAGATGCTCTTCCACATAAAACTGAGATCTATGCTCAGCTGCCGTGAAAGATCAGTAGGTACTTTAAATTAGAATAAAGTACAATTTCTAAAGCACGAAGCACAGTTCCCTAGCTAAATTCAGCAAGAGTCATGGTATTTCTTGCCAGTCCATAACCCAAACTATAATTTCATTTGGATAGTCTATCTTCCTTATGCTTTCTACCCAAACTTGCTGTCTACTGCTGTGGCGTCCTACACCAGACACAGCTGCATGTCAACAAAGTCTAAGGAGATCCCTGTACATGTCATTGTAAAATAAGCATTACGTTGGAAGCAGTGCTTATACTCCACCGAGctaacagcagcactgcagtaCTTAGGGAAGTGGAAGCAGAAATCATGACTCCTGCATCCTCTGGAAAAGGATCCTAGCTGGCCAAGGTATAGTTTTATCAAGTACAGCTGGGACGAGAGAAATGGAAAACCAGCAGACTGGCTTTAGTGGTGTCCCTGAGCAGGTGTTGAAGGTGCATGCCCTCCTATCTGCTATGAGCTGCTacttgttaaaaaagaaaatcttatctACAAGCTAACTAGAGGATTATGTGCTCCACCTAAACTGACAATTTTTGCATAGTCCACAATAATACTTCTGCCACccatctaattaaaaaaaaaatttaaaaaaaagaaggaaaaaaaggggagagacaAGCGCCCTCCTCTGCTGCTTGTGCAAGGTATCTCCCCATGCATGTTCCCACTTAGGGATTTAGGAGAAGGAAGAACACAGACATTCACTATGTCggtctttccctctccctccctctgcctcatGGGAACAATAGgttcagcagaggaaaatgccaaCCTGCAGCTCCTAGAGCATTATTCCAGGAACGGTATTCTAGCATGGCTCTTTGGTGCAGCAGAGTCTATAGACCTTGTCTCTAATCTCCTCCTTATTAATTGGTTATATGCATATTTCAAGTAACATGTGTCGCTGTAGGTGGTAGCTTCCTTAGCTATTAGGCACTCATTCTGTGAAATTCATTGCCTGCTGACTTCTGAAACACCTCCTTCTCGGGTCTTCAAACACTTAAAGCTGGAGGTATTTATTCTGAACAgtgattacatttttatttgcttaaaaaagacTTAGAAACATTGTCTAGATTCTGTTCTAGTTCTACAGTCTTTGCAACCATAATTTCTCAGCTTTCACAACTCCAAATGAAGACATCTATCTACTTAATCAGGATGTTATATAGCTACATTTCTATATGATTCTAAGGGCTTTCAGATCTTCAAACAGGCATTATAGAAATGCTGACTATTCATCATGCCTCTGTTTCTGCTCCTTCCTCTGAGGATCAGCATAGACAGAGAAAGCACTATGGGAGAAAAGGGTGTTCTACAGTGCAAGTGATTCTGTTCCTGGCTGATGATGTTTTGGGCAGCGAGAACCAGACTGGTGTCCTTTTAGGCACAAATATGAGAAGTATAATCTATTCTTCTGAGTAACCTACAGAGCAGAGATGATATCCTGAAACTCAGCCTGGTAACTCCTGGGATTCTTGTCTCTTGTTCGAAATAATTAATACTGTATTAttagagtatttttttcttttttccccaaaatattttttaaggaaaagtaaatTCAACCAAGTCATAGAATGAAACCCGAACTGGGAACATTAACAGCATTGTGTGCCACCCTATCTGGCAATCTCTTACAGGGCACTAAGCCGagatccctcctcctcccccacgtATTTCCAAACTCTGCCAAGGATGAGAATTCCTACTAAGCATAGGACTGTGTTCACACTAACACAGCTATGCACAATGGTGCCTGAGACCACTAATAATAGCTCTCTTTAAATCCTGCACTGATGAAGTAAGTAcatacagtttatttttatatttttaaagagagtAACACATGCATATGCTGCAGAGTCAACAGTGACTGCCTGCTCACAGAAGATATAGATACACTCAGCTCTTGCTTCCAAGGAAGCTATTGTGGGTGTCTCTCTTTGTGTGTCCTCTGGTAACACCAAGAAAAATTGTGGTTCTACAGGCAGGTGACCCTCTGTGGAGGGCACAGTAGGTTAATTAAGTTATTAACAGTAATCATCATCCTTCTCTTGCTGTGCTATGTGGAGCTACATGTCAGTTCTGCATGTAAGAATTCATCTTGTAAAAAGAGATATGAAACTCACATTAATCCAAGGGTGATTCATAAATTGAGAAACTGTCATCCTCTCTGTTGGGTCAGTCTTCAGTAAATGGCGAATCAGTTGTTTGGCTGAAAAACAGGACCAATGTGGCATACTGTAGTCTACTACTTTGTTAACAAATAACCTTGAGAACACAAAGACCTGCTGAATGAAGAAAGATAATTTTGCAGAACTCAAACCACCTACCTATTACTGTTACCATGTTAAGAAGCCATATACAGTGTGGTAGGTTACTATGTTCAAAGAGGCAGAACATGAAAACATCCAACACGAAGTaagaaggaaagacagaggaTTAGGGATTCCAGCTATGCTATCTACATCACCAAACCAACTGTTTTGAGAGCAAGAaattgagaaaaagagaaacatagcAACAGAAAGCTGCCAAGCTGCCTGTCTGAAAGATGGCAACAAGCTTGGCATTATGGGCTGAATGAATGCATAAGCTGATGTTTTGAGAAATGATAGAAGACAAAAACTAACTAGCAcaggctgtggggaaaaaaaaggacaataaacTTTCCTTTGACAACTGAGAGGCCACTAAAAGGACAACAAAGTCAAAGAAATGGATGGCACAAACAGGCTTTGCAGCAGCTTTCTGTGAACATGGTATCTCCCAAAGCAAGAGTACTAAGTAACTGAGATATGAGGAGAGATTAGTCAAGTTTCATTAATGCAGGCGGACAGACCAGAAACACTGCATCCAGGGACGTTATTTAGAAAGACTCACACATAACTTCCTGGGGGGAGCCTAGAAAAACTTCTGAGTAAGAGTTCTCTTTTAGAAACATCAAATGCAAGATGACTAAATGCTTGTAAGAAGCTGCCAGAGGTACAAGTTGAGACTTTAGTTTTTTGAGAGAGGCTGCAAAGGAGTTTTACAGTAGAGATTACCTGGCGTCTAAAATGtagaaggaaacaaaaggagGGGACCACAAACAGAGCCTGTTAAGATGATTACAGGAAGCTGGAGGGGAATTTAGAGGAATCCTCCATAGATGATGCAACGACAGAATGATTAGATAAAGAAAACCACGACAAGAACAGTAAAAAGGAAGGCTAAAAGAAGCAGTCTGCTGAAGGTGCCTGATCAGCCTAAAAGAATACACATAAACTAGCTGATCTTAGTAAGTTCAAAGGTAGAGGGCACCTATCTTCATCCAGGCAAGCGTACAGAAACCCTACAAATTTTTGAAGCGCATGTTCTCTCACCAAGCTCTCCGAGCATTTTAATAACTGCTGTAATATGAACAAGACCCAAGGCAGACAAAATATTAAGCCAGAAACCCATAAGTAAAAACATCTTCCTTATTAATGTTCAGTAATCTATGCTGCACACGCAGCCATGAGATCCAATGAGGGGCTGAAATGCCACAGATCACTGTATTATCCAACGATAATTTGTTATTGCTAAACAGTAGACAATAACAGGATGCTAGCAACAGCAATATAAAGGGCTtgttagaaaaaaagatgtgCCCAGAGGTTGCTGACCTTTCTCTCTGATGGGTAGGTGAGACTTCCAGCTTATGAGACTGCCAGAATAAGAGGGAATCAAAACCATCCACTTTCACGACACTGGTTTGAGCCCATCCAGGTCacagctgaacagcagcagcttttggtCAATGACTTACACCAAATAAATTGTTGACCTTGATTTAAGTGGTGGCTGGCAAGTTCCCACATCACAAAAAGCTAGCATGAAAACTTGCCATCCTTGCTGGCTGTATCACTAAGGAGGGCAAAGACTGAATGAGTTCTTAAGACAGTTTGCCTTTCTTCCAACTCAGCTTGCATTACAGCTGTCCTGGCAGTTTCCTTTCTCAGGATGAAAGACTGTTGTTTCCAGAGGGTTTAATCTTGGCATTCACTAGCACTAGCTGGATTTTGAAAGAAAGTTTTTAGTAGTCATTTACTTTCTGTAGTACTTAGGTTGCTGGCTAGTATCTAAGTTCCTAGTTGTTCTCTGTATCACCTTACAAAAAATTAACTTAAATTCTAAAAGTAAGGGAAACAAAAACTGACAGGTCTTTAGAAATAGCCTCTTGTAAGCACTCTACCACTGCACAACACCGTGCACACACCCATCAGTAGCAGTGAGCATTGTTACCTTCCTCTGATACTTCAGCCCACTCTGGATTGGGAAACCCGTATTGCCCCATCCGAATTCTTCTCTTCATCCCTGGAGAAATGGCTTGACCAGTGTTTGAGTAGAATGGAGGGAACCCACACAGGCTGTAAGAGTGGACAAAAGAACTCTCATAACTAGGAAAGTCCTTTCATCTCTTAAAAAGTGCCATACAAGCTTGTCTTCTGCAGGTTGCATGATCCTAGTGGCTAATTACTTGTAAGCGCAGATTTAACAAGATGTGTCCTTTTCTGTTCATCAAGTCTCTTTTCCAAATACTTACAGAATATATGTGATGACACCCAATGACCACATGTCACATGATTTGTCATACTTCTCAGGACCAAGGACTTCTGGGGCTGAAGaagattaaaaccagaaattaacaGAGTACCAGATATTTCCTTTCAACTCCATCACCTTAAAAGTAGCAGCACACTTCAACAACAAATATCGgaggcattaaaaaaatgcaactcaCTGCAGGAACTGGGTAGTATTTTTTATTGACAAGTTCCTAAACACATATAATGTAGCTTTAAAAAGGAGGAACAGAGCTGGCAAAATGCCCCACTCTTCACCTTAGTGTCTCTCTGCTCAAGAGAGCACTAAgattacagaaaagcagaaaaagctatAGCTAAATGTGTACAGAGAGACTCCGCGCTGAAAGAGGCAGGAGCATATGTTCCAGAAATCAGAACAGAAAGGACCTACTTGAGCTGTGATAAAATTTTGAACGATACCTAGGTGGAGTGTATTTAGCTCCAGCAACTACAGagcactgtatttttcttcagccTCCAGAGCATTATATTTTTTCACTAAGTAACAAAATTAGAGATACATTTAgaggggatttttgttttttttccctgaggcaGGTGAACTGACAGAGAGCTTGattttgtaaggaaaatgatTCTCTAAACATATGAGCAATCATGCTGGTTTATAAAAAGGTGTTGAGAAGGAAAACATCAGCTTGTTTGTATACAAATATAAAGTTATAAAAACACATATGCGTAAATTCCTTACTATTTTATCACTAATCCCAGCTAAAAATATAGaagaaagcatcagaaaaaaatactggtatCGTAATAATCTGCTAACAATTAATAACAATACCTTTCAATACAAAAAACTTAGATCGTAGAAGAGAACTAATTCTTCCAAAAAATTAAGCCCTTTTTCCTCCAAAGACATTCTAAGCGTGGACTGTCTCAGTCATGCCATATGGTGAATGACTATTAACTCAAAGACCAAAAGGGACGTACTCTAAAACGAGTGCATAAAGGACAGTCTACTGTGGCATTCATTACACAGTGCTCTGTCTTTGGACAAAATGCAGGCAAAAATTCAGCTGTGATTAAGTCGCATTGGTCTTTTATTACTAATTCCTCCATTTGCGAGCTTTAAGAAGCTTTACAGCTAAGGCAATACTCTCCCTGTTCTCTTTTATTGCATTAATTGCATTAGTTAAGCTAAGGGAAGTTTTGCAAGGAAACACCCAAATAATCACGAAGCTGAGTTCAAATTATGGCTTTTATTGCATCATTCAGAGGAAGCATCAGGATTACTTCAAGTGTAATCAGAAGCAACATGTTCTATCTCCTTGATCCTCATTTGCATCCCCTGTTAAGGCTGTTTCCTCTGCAACCAAGGAAGAAAGCAGGAGCACTGAACTGTACTGAAACCAGACTAGGTTCGGATTGGATCCCAGTTTAAATTCTGCGGGCTTCCTCTTTGCATTACATCCACAATAGAGGATTTCCCATCTCTTCCTACAGTCCACAGGCCCACTATAATGGGAGGGATGacagactgaaacacagaaggaatGCATCTTGGATAACTTACCCACATAATAAGGAGTGTAACAGGGGGTCTGCAGCGCATTTTGTACACTGGTTTCTTTGGCAAAGCCGAAGTCTGTGAGTTTGAGTACAGTATCCTTCTCTTTAGATGTGTAAAGCAAGTTTTCAGGCTGAAAGGCCACCAAGAGAAAGGATAAACTGGACAATGAAGAGATGTCTCTAGTGAGCTGAAAGGTCAAACCATTCCTGCTTGCCTGGATCACCACTAGCATCTGGGTCTTCTTACTTCTCTCACATCCCCACTATACCATGCAGAAAGTTCCCTCCCAACATTTTTGCTCAGACTAAGGATCAACATCCTTCTCAACATGGTATTTAGGACAGCAAATCACAAGactctcatcaggtcccatgggcATCAAGTCTGGCTTCTTGAACCTCTCTCTAGTTCACTGCACCTACTAGGATTGTTCTGTCTGATCAACACCAGTTGATCTGACAGCACTCTCTACCACACTCAGGTAGCTGAGATAGAAGACAAGAGAAGTCATCAGCCAAACTCTCTATGAGCAACTGATGCAACTCCGTCAGAATTAACTGATACAGACACAGTCCTCTTCCTGCTCCCCCCCTCCTCTGTCTCCTGAAACCTGAGTTAATTCCAGTCTTGCTCCACACTCCGTAAAGGCTCTCCAAAACCAGAAATGGCACAGAGGGAAGTACAAGCTCTTGTGCACAGGAACAGGGACAATGGCACACCTGCAGAATCTGCAGCTGTTTGAAATTGTTTTCCAGTTTCTCAGTCATAAGGAAGCTATGCCCTCTTTCACACTAGTGTTTAGGGACATACAGAAGGAGGAAGggtttgaaagaaaacaggatttaGGATCTATTAAACAACTTGAACCATTTCTATGTTAGTTCACTAAGTGTGTTGGGGGTCTTTGGGGCTAAGCGCTTCAGTTTCTGTGCTGGTGATAGGCAATGGCACATAGCTCCACAAAAGTGAATACATTTTCAGTCTCTTAACTGTTAAGTCATTCTCTGGTTCCCACCTGAAGAACCCTCAAACATACCCCTCAGTGACACCAAGCAATGGCAGTTCTCCCTCCAGCTAAACACGCAGAAGCATCTGTAGAAAATTCACAAACTCAGAACTGTGGAATCAATCAGATGCCTCAGTCTATCATTATGTGACCTGCTCTCCAGCACATTCCATCACACTGCCGTATCGCTGTGCTAGAAATGCCTTGTTGCAGCTATCTTGTCTTTGCTTATGCTGTGCACtttacagaatgaaaacaaaatacaatacTACAAACCCCGTCAAATCTCTACGACAAGATCTTTGTACAAACTTTAGCTAGTAAAACACACTGTTCCACATGGTAGTAACTGAGATCTTCCCATTTTCCGCAGTAATTATATATACTATTGAAGTGAGTTGGATGCATGGAATTGGTATTATTCCTCCCATATATGCAGTTTCTCCTGTTTCTGAAGGGGggtgtggtgtttgttttggggtttttttgttgtggtttttttttagggaagTACGATTCTGAAAACTAATAACTGGCAAAGACTACATAGAGATATAGCATCTAGTATAAGTTCACTTCAGGCAGTGTTATTTTCTTGTTAATTAACTGGATTGCAAGCTGGTAGTACCTCTTTAATTAACCATCTGACTATCACCAGATTCTTCTGCATTCCATACACAACTGGAAGGCATTAGCATACATGAATATTCTGACCTTTGAGTGGTTGCAAACTAGTTGTGAACAGATCCCTTCTCACACTGGCAGAGGAATAGGAACACTCTGACCACCTGACTGTACTCCTAGTTCTATTTAAACCACCACTgcccatttatttttctgccttatgCTCTTTTCTCCCTGCCCGCACACCTTCAGGCCTCACCTTGACATCTCTATGGGCAATGTTCATTGAATGCAGATACTGGATGGCTGTTCCGATGTCTCTCATTATTTCAGAGGCCTCTATAAATACAATTTTAGAGAAAGGTCACATTAACATTCCCACTGTAACTCAGGGACATGCCTGGGAATGCTTATGACTTACAAACAGCTTGCTAGAATACAGGGCTAGCGTCAAGACTAGAAAACCTAAAATTAGCCCTAacagctgtgttttggttttgcaggCAACCATACCCCCCAGCTCCTTGGCTGCTCAGCCCTCCTCCTGAGCAGGCACTGCAACTGAACAGTTGAGACCCCTGCTTTTTATGAGCTTGTAGATTTGTGCTTTAATTTGCTCACCAGAAAAGTAGCAAGAGCAGAGCAGGTACGCAAGCAACATGCAAGACTGTGGAGAAAGAAGCCCCAACCAGGACATATCCCTGGTTGTCCAGGACATGTCCTTGCTTGTCAGAGACAGAAGTTTAACTTTCAGCTTCTAGTTCAGGGGTAATAGGAGGATCTAACAGATTTTCTAAAAATAGAGCAACATAACAATATGATAATTTTAGGATAGGTCACATCTTCATTCCTCACTGTCTTTAGAAGTTTTTCCTCAGGAGAAACAAAATCAACAGTTCTATTCTGCAATGCCCAAACTGCCACCTTTGAAATAATATGTTTCTAAAATTTAACATAACTCCAGTGGGAAATTCTAGTGGTTGGTGAGCTGCCTTGCAACAGCAGTACTCTTGAAGATTGGAAGAGTTACAGAGGGAGAGGTTTCAGAACAGGGAGGAGTGACATTCCCATTGTACTAAGTGAGCATTATATTACATCTCCACTGACAGGGAAACAGAATTAGCAACTTCAACCTAATCCTGTTTTCTGCACAGGTAGAAACCTCAGCTGCAGTAGTAAGAGAGAAGGTAGAAATTCTTGTACTGTAACCTGGAATCCTTTTTCACATGGCTTGAGATTGTGTAATTCCAATCTCAGGCAAGGAACATCAGAAGGTAGAAACATATATCTTCTTTGGGGAAAACCTTGCACAACCTCCTTCTTCCTGGCCCAGGCCAAAGACCCTGGCTCCTAATGTGAAGTTGTGGCTGATACATAAACAGCCAGTGAACCTGGGGAATTCAGTGGAACAGG is from Harpia harpyja isolate bHarHar1 chromosome Z, bHarHar1 primary haplotype, whole genome shotgun sequence and encodes:
- the MAPKAPK3 gene encoding MAP kinase-activated protein kinase 3 isoform X4, which codes for MEQSEGEQESQPESHVESKSSVKSLPGGAAHVKLEIKKHAVTDDYKLSKRVLGLGINGKVLECFNKETGQKCALKLLYDNPKARQEVEYHWRASGCPHIVHVLDVYENIHHGKRCLLIVMECMEGGELFSRIQERGDQAFTEREASEIMRDIGTAIQYLHSMNIAHRDVKPENLLYTSKEKDTVLKLTDFGFAKETSVQNALQTPCYTPYYVAPEVLGPEKYDKSCDMWSLGVITYILLCGFPPFYSNTGQAISPGMKRRIRMGQYGFPNPEWAEVSEEAKQLIRHLLKTDPTERMTVSQFMNHPWINMLSCGDYSPFLPHT
- the MAPKAPK3 gene encoding MAP kinase-activated protein kinase 3 isoform X1 — its product is MEQSEGEQESQPESHVESKSSVKSLPGGAAHVKLEIKKHAVTDDYKLSKRVLGLGINGKVLECFNKETGQKCALKLLYDNPKARQEVEYHWRASGCPHIVHVLDVYENIHHGKRCLLIVMECMEGGELFSRIQERGDQAFTEREASEIMRDIGTAIQYLHSMNIAHRDVKPENLLYTSKEKDTVLKLTDFGFAKETSVQNALQTPCYTPYYVAPEVLGPEKYDKSCDMWSLGVITYILLCGFPPFYSNTGQAISPGMKRRIRMGQYGFPNPEWAEVSEEAKQLIRHLLKTDPTERMTVSQFMNHPWINRSMAVPPTPLHTARVLQEDKDHWDEVKEEMTSALATMRVDYDQVKIKDLKTSNNRLLNKRRKKQKQAATSSAAPGCNNQ
- the MAPKAPK3 gene encoding MAP kinase-activated protein kinase 3 isoform X2, whose amino-acid sequence is MEQSEGEQESQPESHVESKSSVKSLPGGAAHVKLEIKKHAVTDDYKLSKRVLGLGINGKVLECFNKETGQKCALKLLYDNPKARQEVEYHWRASGCPHIVHVLDVYENIHHGKRCLLIVMECMEGGELFSRIQERGDQAFTEREASEIMRDIGTAIQYLHSMNIAHRDVKPENLLYTSKEKDTVLKLTDFGFAKETSVQNALQTPCYTPYYVAPEVLGPEKYDKSCDMWSLGVITYILLCGFPPFYSNTGQAISPGMKRRIRMGQYGFPNPEWAEVSEEAKQLIRHLLKTDPTERMTVSQFMNHPWINLYLIKLYLGQLGSFSRGCRSHDFCFHFPKYCSAAVSSVEYKHCFQRNAYFTMTCTGISLDFVDMQLCLV
- the MAPKAPK3 gene encoding MAP kinase-activated protein kinase 3 isoform X3, translated to MCFEGEEKEGQFRHSSKTKTLELQEKKLLYDNPKARQEVEYHWRASGCPHIVHVLDVYENIHHGKRCLLIVMECMEGGELFSRIQERGDQAFTEREASEIMRDIGTAIQYLHSMNIAHRDVKPENLLYTSKEKDTVLKLTDFGFAKETSVQNALQTPCYTPYYVAPEVLGPEKYDKSCDMWSLGVITYILLCGFPPFYSNTGQAISPGMKRRIRMGQYGFPNPEWAEVSEEAKQLIRHLLKTDPTERMTVSQFMNHPWINRSMAVPPTPLHTARVLQEDKDHWDEVKEEMTSALATMRVDYDQVKIKDLKTSNNRLLNKRRKKQKQAATSSAAPGCNNQ